One stretch of Schlesneria sp. DSM 10557 DNA includes these proteins:
- a CDS encoding ABC transporter ATP-binding protein: MTLDLVANFSLQYHKGPRLDIEFTQSTQGFSVTSLIGPSGCGKTTFLRCLAGLHHPDHGLIQFGDQIWFDRSRRVALSPQQRDVGFLFQDYALFPHLNIADNIGFGLQQSSSRERRRRIHEIMTQLDLAGLELRFPHQLSGGQQQRVALGRILARRPRLLLLDEPLSALDALLRERLRAELRQILQEFGVPTIIVTHDRVEAMALADRVAVMDQGRIQQVGTVEDVFSRPSNARLALLVGVETVVAGEIIANDQGLATVQVGQTLLLSVAPSAATRLVHVCIKGEDVALQKGTPGTTTIRNQLRATIRSLTPEGPLIRVGLECGFEMTALITRPAQDDLKLQVGDVVTAMVKAPAIHLIPRSG; encoded by the coding sequence ATGACGCTCGATCTGGTCGCGAACTTTTCGCTCCAGTACCACAAGGGCCCCCGACTGGACATCGAGTTTACCCAGTCGACGCAAGGCTTTTCTGTGACGTCGTTGATCGGCCCTTCGGGATGCGGCAAAACGACCTTCCTGCGGTGTCTGGCGGGATTGCACCACCCGGATCATGGGTTGATCCAGTTTGGCGACCAGATCTGGTTTGATCGCTCACGCCGGGTTGCCCTTTCCCCGCAGCAACGGGACGTCGGATTTCTGTTTCAGGATTACGCCCTGTTTCCGCATCTGAACATCGCGGACAACATCGGGTTTGGCTTGCAGCAGAGTTCATCACGCGAACGGCGCCGACGAATTCATGAAATCATGACGCAGTTAGATCTTGCCGGGCTCGAACTGCGGTTCCCACATCAATTGTCCGGTGGGCAGCAGCAGCGGGTGGCATTAGGACGAATCCTCGCCCGACGCCCACGGTTGTTGTTGCTGGACGAACCCCTCTCGGCGCTGGATGCCCTGTTGCGGGAACGCCTGCGAGCTGAACTCCGCCAGATCCTGCAGGAGTTCGGGGTCCCGACGATTATCGTAACACACGACCGCGTCGAAGCGATGGCCCTGGCAGACCGTGTGGCCGTAATGGATCAGGGGCGAATCCAGCAGGTCGGAACGGTCGAAGACGTTTTCTCGCGGCCCAGTAATGCCAGACTGGCACTACTGGTAGGGGTGGAAACCGTGGTTGCAGGGGAGATCATCGCCAATGATCAGGGGTTGGCCACCGTGCAGGTCGGACAAACGTTGCTGCTGTCCGTCGCTCCATCGGCCGCGACCCGACTGGTGCATGTCTGTATCAAAGGGGAGGACGTCGCGCTGCAGAAAGGCACACCGGGTACCACGACGATCCGTAATCAACTGCGGGCCACGATCCGGTCTCTCACCCCCGAAGGCCCTTTGATTCGAGTCGGTCTGGAGTGCGGTTTCGAGATGACCGCGCTGATCACCCGA